CATCGGCACGCAGGGTAAAGACCCCGGCATGTAACCGGTGCCGCCCGCTGGGTCATTGGATCCACCTCGGAAAACCAGTTTCATATTTCGGTTCATCACAATAATGCGTACCTGGTGCCCACATTTTGGTGGAGAGGTGAGAACTTCAAAAGCATTGACACAGAGAACCACAGGGCGGCCTGTCCCGGCCGCGTCACAGGGGGCCACAGGGAAGGGCGGAAATCTGGGGGGGAGAACTCTGGCGTGTGCCGTCAAAGCCTGAAGAGCATTCACCACGGAGAAAATCGGAGGACACGGAGAAATGCGGGTGACGGGGTAAACCAAAGTCCTGTTTGGATTTTCTCTGTGATCTCTGCCTGCCCTGCCTGTACTGCCTGTCTCGAGCTTATCGAGGGGTCGAGAGGAGCTTGTCGAAGGGCACGAGACCGCTCTTGCCGCCTTTACAGGACACGCTCTTTCAGCTTCAGATCTTGCTCTTTCGCAAGGTTGCTCAGTCGGCAAGTCGAGACCTTCCGCTCTTTCCACTTTCCACTTGTCTTTTCCCCTTTCCCCTTTCCACCCGGTACGTTCTTCTTTCTACGCACCCGAAGGGGGGATATAATCCGGTATGCTTCCGAAATCCATCACCGCGGGATTGCCCCGCACGGTCATCGCCCTCGGGCTGGTCAGTTTTTTCACAGACCTTTGGCAGACCCTTGGGGTCCGGGCCGCCTTTTTCCTGGGGGCCGCCCTGGCATTTTTTGCCGCCGCGCTGATCAGCACGGTTCCCGGCCCGGGTAAAGCGCGCGGGTGATCTCAAACCTTATCACACCGCCGCTGACGCCTGCCGATCAGTTTCCTCCCCGGCTCCCCGTTACTCGTAGCGCAGCGCCTCGATGGGGTCGATCCGGGCGGCCTTCCTGGCCGGATAGAAGCCGAAGAATACGCCCACAAGGCTGGAGAAGAGAACCGCCACCGGAATGAAGGACGGATCGGGCACGACACTGATCCCCATCATGGACCCCAGGGCATAAGCTCCCGCCAGCCCGATGGACAAACCGAGGACTCCACTGAAGGATGCCCGCGCATTGTGTGCGGGCATCCCCTTGAAATTCTGTTTACATTATCAGACTGACTGCTATTTGAAAGTCAGCAGTTGGTACTGCCCATCGCCGTAGGTGTTGTGGCCGGGTGGGATCTCACCCCTACCGCAGTTGTCGAATACGGCGATACTGTACTCGTACTCCTTGCTCAGGTCATCGAAGATGACGTCGTCCCCGGGGCTGCCCGTGTTCAGGGCGCGCTGGAACTCGTTGACCCAGACACCGTCCTTCCATGTGGCGCTGTGCTTCACATCAGCCCTGCTCCCGGCCGGATGGCGGAGAACCCGTTCCGGAACGACGGCCTTGGCCGCGGCATACTTTCGCCACGCCTTATTGACGGCCTTGTCTCCGGCGTAGTCCGGACTGTCGGGATCCGCCACGAGGACCTCCCCGGCAGCCACCTCGGACTGGGTCAGGACCATGGCATCCGGGTAATTCTCAGGCGCTTTTTCCATGAATGCAGGGGCGTTCTTCGCCTTATTGCGGTTGTGGCTGTAGGCGCTTTGCCCCTTGTCACCCCGGCGGCCGGAATCTTCGAGATTGTAACCGTCTTCCAGGTCCATGTACCAGACGAGGTACTTGTCGTCCAGCCAGCCGTTAAAGACCATCTCACCGGCAGTGGCCTCGTAGCTGTCGTCCTTCACGGCAACCTTGGGTTTCGCGATCTCCTGGGCACTGATTCCGCCCATTCCCCGTGCGGCTTTCGTGTGCCAGATGTCCATCTTCGATCCCTGCTTGTCCGTGAATTCCGACGATCCGGGAACGTTCCCGTGGCACTTGACAGCGCACCCGTATACGGTTCGGAAGTCCGGGGTTGTCATGTTCCAGAGTATGGCAAGCCTGTCCTCGGACTGTTTGTCGTTCTCCCCAGCGGCCTCAGGGTGCATCCATCCGGTCTTCATCCACTTCCATGACCCGGCGCGCGTCATGCTCAGGGTCGAATCTTTCCATACCGCGAGGATGTAGAGGTTTGTGTCGTCATAAAGAGCCTTCAACTCGACACTGTCCGTATCGGTAAAGGGAGGCGCCGGCGTCAGTGAGATCGTGTGGGATTTGGCCGAACTCCAGGCCTTGTCTGAACCGTCTCCGTCAATTACGGGAGGGTTGGAGACTCTGGAAGCCTGCAGATAGGGGTCATAGCCAAGTTCCCGCTTCTGCGCGATGGAGTCGATCCATTTGCTGACGGTGGCCGCCTGCTCCGGGGAAAGGTACTTGGCCATGAAGCCCCCCCTTTGGATCCAGGATCTCAAGGTGCCCTTTTCCGCCGC
This genomic stretch from bacterium harbors:
- a CDS encoding ethylbenzene dehydrogenase-related protein; its protein translation is MTNRKTIKNVRTGMILFLSVCLIIVLGASIVTVSASSQKIPAEVQSIINERCVRCHTGAPASHVQEHPGMVNQCGSCHVPVQVGHDTEGCVECHETPGTTHFFLRDVKDQTVLAANAEGKCIKCHIQAKNNIGKGYPALDSNARIIKAAEKGTLRSWIQRGGFMAKYLSPEQAATVSKWIDSIAQKRELGYDPYLQASRVSNPPVIDGDGSDKAWSSAKSHTISLTPAPPFTDTDSVELKALYDDTNLYILAVWKDSTLSMTRAGSWKWMKTGWMHPEAAGENDKQSEDRLAILWNMTTPDFRTVYGCAVKCHGNVPGSSEFTDKQGSKMDIWHTKAARGMGGISAQEIAKPKVAVKDDSYEATAGEMVFNGWLDDKYLVWYMDLEDGYNLEDSGRRGDKGQSAYSHNRNKAKNAPAFMEKAPENYPDAMVLTQSEVAAGEVLVADPDSPDYAGDKAVNKAWRKYAAAKAVVPERVLRHPAGSRADVKHSATWKDGVWVNEFQRALNTGSPGDDVIFDDLSKEYEYSIAVFDNCGRGEIPPGHNTYGDGQYQLLTFK